The following are from one region of the Hyphomicrobiales bacterium genome:
- a CDS encoding peptidylprolyl isomerase: MTATPDFRPCRRARGRLGVGAAVLAAALCAIPANLAAPASAEESSPVVATVNGSPITEADMTATATDLEAALQQYPPNTHDAVVLDYLVNQKLMAAAATKERMQDTPAFAQRMALVRERELRDAYFEKAVRNSIGEEDIKQAYAKVEAQAATRFEVHASHILVETKEAAEAIIKELQGGADFADLAKQKSIGPSGKNGGDLGFFGEGDMAPAFFQTALALEPGQTSEPVQTDFGWHVIKMAEKRTASAPPLETVREQIVEFLVRQKFITVIEELKAGAEIEITKKPEPEGTQAQ, translated from the coding sequence ATGACTGCAACACCTGATTTCCGTCCGTGCCGGCGGGCGCGCGGTCGTCTTGGCGTCGGCGCAGCAGTGCTTGCGGCGGCGTTGTGCGCGATACCGGCCAACCTCGCCGCGCCGGCCTCAGCCGAGGAATCCTCCCCCGTCGTCGCCACCGTCAACGGCAGCCCGATCACCGAGGCCGACATGACGGCAACCGCCACCGACCTCGAGGCCGCGCTGCAGCAATATCCCCCCAACACCCACGACGCGGTCGTCCTCGATTACCTCGTCAACCAGAAGCTCATGGCGGCGGCGGCGACCAAGGAGAGGATGCAGGACACGCCGGCCTTCGCGCAACGCATGGCGCTGGTGCGCGAGCGCGAATTGCGCGACGCCTATTTCGAAAAGGCGGTGCGCAACTCGATCGGCGAGGAGGACATCAAGCAGGCCTACGCCAAGGTCGAGGCCCAGGCCGCGACCCGGTTCGAGGTGCATGCCAGTCACATCCTGGTCGAGACCAAGGAAGCGGCCGAGGCGATCATCAAGGAGCTTCAGGGCGGCGCCGACTTCGCCGATCTCGCCAAGCAGAAGTCGATCGGCCCGAGCGGAAAGAACGGCGGCGACCTCGGCTTTTTCGGCGAAGGCGACATGGCGCCGGCCTTCTTCCAGACGGCCTTGGCGCTCGAGCCCGGCCAGACATCGGAGCCGGTGCAGACGGATTTCGGCTGGCACGTCATCAAGATGGCGGAAAAGCGCACGGCCTCGGCACCGCCGCTGGAGACGGTTCGCGAACAGATCGTCGAATTCCTGGTGCGCCAGAAATTCATCACCGTCATCGAGGAACTGAAGGCCGGGGCCGAGATCGAGATCACCAAGAAGCCGGAGCCGGAGGGGACCCAGGCGCAATAG